The Daucus carota subsp. sativus chromosome 9, DH1 v3.0, whole genome shotgun sequence genome window below encodes:
- the LOC135149157 gene encoding uncharacterized protein LOC135149157 isoform X2 produces the protein MTTDTMTFHLHHNGEFTKEKYVGGSVITYGDMDLDLFSYSVLMEWVKELGYAEIGGVYVRKEKGWELVTKDADMNVCILESKTSELDLFVDCDVDKGIEPAKQMQPHVIVRPKKNPIKATVKNPNKRKFVTLKDINHEKEQRLVTARRKISFKLPVASETKKPDAILKADVMKEKEKEGKKLIGSVTEYADLVYGKYDLVEGCGEVGGTEEVDKGVAVGKNTEKVKKGAGVGVGNDTEVKKGAGVGVGKDAEEVKKGAGVGVGKDAEEVKKGAGVGVGKDAEEVKKGANLGEVVADKVKGKKEVKGVNEYEKRRNKNIEENEKKFQELGLRRHSAGTPVQKKPNNRKAFSDDKESDNYDPKNDSDQSSDNEEDMAISKRKKKAGKSVLGSGPRTRSRASRIVLPPPVKQVNDAVEVEVNKEVEANDDTPKVSTVERLKLMRTNAPGSMAAYLQLREQEKMQAALETTQQSQSLTENLQQPGTPPGQPEEEEKQRKPRGKSKLTHVHTRGEKREIKLSDLGQPVDDDEHLIREFSNFLGTTVREFVSLTCRSWTEVPQKDILWEYVKDKYVIPEEGYDWVMTTMRDLFRGYKARIKRDYYYKYQTDEERLENRPREVPLKDFKILLEYWADEKIAKKARTNSESRRLITETHTAGSRSFAQISHNMALERALKATREQPPAPISDADVYVKTRKRESTRTYKLPTEVVEKKVENVKKLLKDGTIDEAEEVVYGGKDHSRTFLVGRLIEKREPKKKIARPLPTIPEKYVASLTEQIRDQIAKEMEEQVQKKVEDNVKLMMSKLAEKNPGLNLDIELTSASEPTVEPSQANNGSD, from the exons ATGACAACTGATACAATGACTTTTCACTTGCACCATAATGGCGAGTTCACAAAAGAAAAGTATGTTGGTGGATCAGTTATTACTTATGGGGACATGGACCTCGATCTGTTCTCATACTCAGTACTGATGGAGTGGGTCAAAGAACTTGGTTATGCGGAAATCGGAGGGGTTTATGTCAGGAAGGAAAAAGGCTGGGAATTGGTGACGAAAGATGCTGATATGAATGTGTGTATTTTGGAAAGTAAGACTTCTGAATTGGATTTGTTTGTTGACTGTGATGTTGATAAAGGGATAGAGCCGGCCAAACAAATGCAACCTCACGTGATTGTCAGGCCAAAGAAAAATCCTATTAAAGCCACAGTGAAGAATCCCAACAAGCGCAAGTTTGTAACTCTTAAAGACATTAATCATGAAAAGGAACAGAGGTTGGTGACTGCAAGAAGAAAGATATCATTTAAGTTGCCTGTTGCAAGTGAAACAAAGAAGCCTGATGCCATTTTGAAAGCAGATGTGATGaaggaaaaggaaaaagagGGGAAAAAATTGATTGGATCAGTAACAGAGTATGCAGACTTAGTGTATGGTAAATATGACTTGGTGGAAGGATGCGGGGAAGTTGGAGGAACCGAGGAGGTTGATAAAGGTGTTGCAGTTGGTAAAAATACGGAGAAGGTGAAAAAAGGAGCTGGGGTTGGGGTTGGTAATGATACTGAGGTGAAAAAAGGAGCTGGGGTTGGGGTTGGTAAAGATGCTGAGGAGGTGAAAAAAGGAGCTGGGGTTGGGGTTGGTAAAGATGCTGAGGAGGTGAAAAAAGGAGCTGGGGTTGGGGTTGGTAAAGATGCTGAGGAGGTGAAAAAAGGAGCTAACCTTGGTGAAGTTGTTGCTGACAAAGTTAAAGGAAAGAAGGAAGTTAAAGGAGTAAATGAGTATGAGAAGCGTcgcaataaaaatattgaagaaaatgaaaagaaatttcAGGAACTTGGGTTGAGAAGGCATTCTGCAGGGACCCCTGTCCAAAAAAAACCTAACAATCGCAAGGCATTCAGTGATGATAAAGAAAGTGACAACTACGACCCGAAAAATGACTCGGACCAATCTAGTGACAATGAAGAGGATATGGCTATATCTAAG cggAAGAAAAAGGCCGGTAAGAGTGTGCTTGGGTCTGGACCAAGAACTCGGTCGCGGGCATCCAGGATTGTATTGCCACCACCTGTGAAGCAAGTTAATGATGCAGTGGAGGTTGAGGTTAATAAGGAGGTTGAG GCAAATGATGATACACCAAAAGTTAGTACTGTAGAGAGACTTAAGTTGATGAGAACAAATGCTCCTGGTTCAATGGCTGCCTATTTACAGTTACGCGAGCAAGAAAAGATGCAGGCTGCATTGGAGACTACGCAGCAATCACAGTCCCTAACTGAGAATTTGCAACAGCCAG GTACGCCACCAGGCCAacctgaagaagaagaaaaacagAGAAAGCCACGAGGGAAGTCAAAACTGACTCATGTCCATACAAGAGGGGAAAAGAGAGAGATCAAGCTATCTGATCTCGGGCAACCAGTAGATGATGATGAACATCTGATTAGGGAGTTCAGCAATTTTTTAGGAACAACAGTAAGAGAGTTTGTCTCTCTTACATGTCGTAGTTGGACTGAAGTTCCACAAAAAGATATCCTGTGGGAATATGTgaag GACAAGTACGTAATCCCTGAAGAAGGTTATGACTGGGTTATGACGACGATGCGGGACTTGTTTAGGGGGTACAAAGCTCGGATCAAGAGGGATTactattataaatatcaaactgATGAGGAGAGGCTAGAAAATAGGCCTAGGGAGGTTCCATTGAAAGACTTCAAGATATTGTTAGAATATTGGGCTGATGAGAAAATAGCG AAAAAAGCAAGAACAAATTCAGAATCTCGAAGGCTTATAACTGAAACACATACTGCTGGAAGTAGGAGTTTCGCACAAATAAGTCACAATATG GCACTTGAAAGAGCATTGAAGGCTACCCGTGAACAACCACCAGCACCAATATCAGATGCTGATGTTTATGTTAAAACACGCAAACGGGAAAGCACAAGAACATACAAGCTACCTACTGAAGTTGTTGAGAAAAAAGTG GAAAATGTAAAGAAGCTGCTGAAAGATGGAACAATTGACGAAGCTGAAGAAGTTGTTTATGGTGGGAAGGATCACAGTCGCACATTTTTAGTGGGGAGGCTTATTGAGAAAAGGGAACCAAAGAAAAAAATTGCACGCCCTTTGCCTACCATTCCAGAGAAGTATGTGGCTAGTTTAACTGAACAGATTCGAGATCAAATTGCAAAGGAGATGGAAGAACAAGTGCAGAAGAAGGTTGAAGATAATGTCAAGCTCATGATGTCCAAGCTGGCAGAAAAGAATCCAGGCCTTAATCTCGATATCGAGCTAACCAGTGCCAGTGAACCAACAGTTGAGCCATCACAGGCCAACAATGGCAGTGATTAA
- the LOC135149157 gene encoding uncharacterized protein LOC135149157 isoform X1, which produces MSEIWINLPRFSEEYSKGVKDFVENAMVHYAVENEMKCPCSLCKSKQWWGAEQVYNHLICNGPSVVEVSWIYDVSNMVNGSTEGMDCQENVGFEDNLEEMLNVTCAYGGANADARKFFRLVEDGKKPLYPGSKKFTRLSFLVRLYHWKCLHGVTESAFGDLLLLIKEAFPDVEVPSSFNAAKKVIKDLGLDYKKIHACPNDCMLFWDENKDEISCRNCGASRWTDAKNGDDNSKIPAKVMRYFPLKPRLQRLYMSKDFSKLMTWHAVERKKDGKLRHPADGKAWKLMDSKYPTFSAEKRNIRLGIAADGFNPFRTMSTSHSTWPVVVVNYNLPPWLNMKPENLILSTLIPGPNDPGNNLDVYMQPLVKELKELWEEGIETYDASTNQNFILRASLLWTISDFPGYGMLSGWSTKGYLACPVCAYETSSQYLKHSRKVCYMNHRKFLDSNHKWRSDKKRFDGKVEKGETPPVLTGRFIELVLDGFENNFGCTGKGKRKVSCEVNPWNKKSIFFDLPYWGENSIRHNLDVMHIEKNICDSILGTLLNISGKTKDHLNARLDLQELGIRKALHPTKSADGKNFEMKAAIFDLTKEEKDIFCSVLRNAKLPYGFSSNISKCVQDRKVAGYKSHDAHIIMQYLLQIAVKKTLKPEVAIPLIRLGEFMRSICSKVIEVEDIKKLQKQIIEILCQLEMNFPPAFFDIMVHLPIHLCNEIELGGPVHQRWMYSIERYLGKLKRYVRNKSKPEGSIAEGYLADECLIFCSRFLGDDSVSNAIRNVEASGYPIGLGKNKDGKAFNLCEDTWISAHRYVLFNYDDQEVEKLIEKHRALFDQNTKSKRYKRERDHTGEVCEWFKNEIGQMKDVTRELASLAKGPNRAAKRFSGYIVNGYRFHTKRRDQKCTTQNSGVYLTALTTSFASSKDQNPKTGDVNYYGSIEEIIELDYWGAFTVVLFRCTWYVDDKDSLGFTRVNFNRVRQKDDPFVMSTQVQQVFYIQDPTELQFYYPIKKFSSESFEQDDKNLAEDDINGKFTRDSDFHSLLEEQDTAVSWFRDDVPSKQIPIPVIPILDDCTLGVDDN; this is translated from the exons ATGAGTGAAATATGGATTAATCTTCCAAGGTTCAGTGAAGAGTACAGCAAGGGGGTTAAAGATTTTGTAGAAAATGCTATGGTTCATTATGCTGTAGAAAATGAAATGAAGTGTCCTTGTAGTTTATGTAAAAGTAAGCAATGGTGGGGTGCAGAACAAGTGTATAACCACCTGATTTGTAATGGTCCATCTGTGGTAGAAGTTAGCTGGATTTACGACGTCTCAAACATGGTAAATGGTAGTACTGAAGGGATGGATTGTCAAGAAAATGTCGGGTTCGAAGATAATCTGGAAGAAATGTTGAATGTTACTTGCGCCTACGGTGGAGCGAATGCAGATGCAAGGAAATTTTTTCGCCTTGTTGAGGACGGAAAAAAGCCATTGTATCCGGGCTCCAAAAAATTTACTCGGCTAAGTTTCCTTGTTAGGCTTTACCACTGGAAATGTCTACATGGAGTAACCGAGTCGGCATTTGGTGATCTATTACTACTAATAAAAGAGGCATTCCCCGATGTTGAAGTACCATCCTCTTTCAATGCTGCTAAAAAGGTAATCAAGGATTTAGGCCTTGACTACaaaaaaatacatgcatgtcCAAATGACTGCATGTTATTTTGGGATGAAAATAAGGATGAAATTTCTTGTAGAAACTGCGGTGCCTCAAGGTGGACTGATGCGAAAAATGGAGACGACAACAGCAAGATTCCAGCGAAGGTCATGAGATATTTTCCTTTAAAACCAAGGCTGCAGCGACTGTATATGTCAAAGGATTTCTCTAAATTAATGACCTGGCACGCAGTGGAGCGAAAGAAAGACGGAAAGTTACGACATCCGGCAGATGGCAAGGCCTGGAAGCTGATGGATTCAAAATATCCAACATTTTCAGCAGAAAAACGGAACATACGATTGGGAATAGCTGCTGACGGGTTCAATCCATTTCGCACAATGAGTACCAGTCATAGCACATGGCCAGTTGTAGTAGTCAACTACAACCTTCCTCCCTGGCTTAACATGAAACCAGAAAATTTAATCCTCTCGACACTCATACCAGGTCCCAATGATCCTGGAAATAATTTAGACGTCTATATGCAGCCTTTAGTAAAGGAATTGAAAGAGTTATGGGAGGAAGGAATTGAAACATATGATGCTTCGACAAATCAGAATTTTATTTTACGTGCAAGCTTGTTATGGACGATTAGTGACTTTCCAGGTTATGGAATGCTATCGGGCTGGAGTACAAAAGGCTACCTAGCCTGCCCTGTTTGTGCTTACGAGACGTCATCACAATATTTGAAACATAGCCGAAAAGTATGCTATATGAATCATCGAAAATTTCTAGATTCCAACCATAAATGGAGATCTGATAAGAAAAGGTTCGATGGTAAAGTTGAGAAAGGCGAAACCCCACCAGTTTTAACCGGCAGATTTATAGAGTTGGTGTTGGATGGTTTCGAGAATAATTTTGGGTGTACGGGGAAGGGAAAAAGAAAAGTCAGCTGTGAGGTTAACCCTTGGAATaaaaagtcaattttttttgactTACCATATTGGGGTGAAAATTCGATACGGCATAATCTTGACGTCATGCACATTGAAAAGAATATATGTGATAGTATTCTTGGCACTTTATTAAATATAAGTGGCAAGACGAAAGATCATCTAAATGCCCGATTGGACTTGCAAGAATTGGGTATTAGAAAGGCACTTCATCCTACCAAATCCGCTGATGGAAAGAATTTTGAAATGAAGGCAGCAATCTTTGATCTAACAAAGGAAGAGAAGGATATATTTTGTTCTGTACTGCGAAATGCTAAATTACCGTACGGGTTTTCGTCTAATATAAGCAAGTGTGTGCAGGATAGAAAGGTTGCGGGGTACAAAAGTCATGATGCGCATATTATAATGCAGTACCTTCTACAAATAGCGGTTAAGAAGACATTGAAGCCTGAGGTTGCAATTCCATTGATTAGGCTTGGTGAATTTATGCGTAGCATATGTTCAAAAGTGATTGAGGTGGAGGATATTAAAAAGCTTCAAAAACAGATCATTGAGATATTGTGCCAACTGGAGATGAATTTTCCACCTGCATTCTTCGACATCATGGTGCATTTACCAATACATCTCTGCAATGAAATTGAACTTGGTGGACCAGTCCACCAAAGATGGATGTATTCCATTGAGCGGTATTTAGGTAAGTTGAAGCGATATGTTCGTAACAAGAGTAAGCCAGAAGGGTCTATAGCAGAAGGTTATTTGGCTGATGAATGCCTAATATTCTGTTCCAGATTCCTAGGTGATGATAGTGTGTCGAATGCAATCAGAAATGTAGAAGCCAGTGGGTATCCTATTGGTCTAGGGAAAAATAAAGATGGGAAAGCATTTAATTTGTGTGAAGATACATGGATCTCTGCACATCGTTACGTCTTATTTAACTATGATGACCAGGAAGTGGAAAAACTAATTGA GAAACACCGTGCTCTATTTGACCAAAATACAAAGTCCAAAAGGTATAAAAGAGAAAGGGATCACACTGGTGAAGTATGTGAATGGTTTAAGAATGAAATTGGTCAAATGAAGGATGTCACAAGAGAACTAGCATCCTTAGCAAAAGGTCCCAATCGGGCAGCCAAGCGGTTTAGTGGTTATATAGTAAATGGCTATAGGTTCCACACCAAGCGTAGAGATCAAAAGTGCACTACACAAAATAGTGGGGTTTATTTAACAGCCTTAACCACTAGTTTTGCTAGTTCGAAGGACCAAAACCCAAAAACAGGGGATGTTAATTACTATGGTTCGATTGAAGAAATAATTGAACTTGACTATTGGGGGGCTTTTACTGTTGTTTTGTTTAGGTGTACCTGGTATGTAGACGATAAGGATTCCTTAGGTTTTACTCGCGTAAACTTCAACAGAGTTCGTCAAAAAGATGACCCTTTCGTCATGTCGACACAAGTCCAGCAGGTGTTCTATATTCAAGATCCTACTGAACTGCAATTTTATTATCCAATTAAGAAGTTCTCGTCAGAGTCCTTTGAACAAGATGATAAAAATTTAGCTGAAGATGACATAAACGGGAAATTCACACGTGACAGTGATTTTCATTCATTGCTAGAGGAACAAGATACTGCGGTTAGCTGGTTCAGGGATGATGTCCCATCAAAACAAATTCCTATTCCAGTTATCCCAATACTAGATGATTGTACCTTAGGTGTG GATGACAACTGA